One window from the genome of Sphaerotilus microaerophilus encodes:
- a CDS encoding metallophosphoesterase family protein: MRFIHTADIHLDSPLHGLSAYPDAPAEQLRGATREAFRQLISVAIEERVDFVVIAGDLYDGDWPDFNTGLFFCAEMGRLQRAGIPAFVLFGNHDAESQMTRSLRLPDNVRRFSASECEVHTIEALKVALHGRSFKKRDTPENLLASYGPAIRGYVNIGVLHTALEGHVDHASYAPCTLEQLHAQGYDYWALGHVHEHQVWTGRSTICFPGNLQGRSIRETGRRGAVMVTIDGDGPPQVERLFVDVLRWEHLDLDVSACEDLDAVGRATGQGLARLLECDAQVPRAVRVTLRGESAAHGELFQRGGELRAHVLAEIAALGPERLWLEKVKLATRAPAPADTLDALDAAAPSALLGADALADLQALLAEARHDDALLKELRDDFAQMLGKAPDLANELPLLRQVREGDLSALFDAVLPGLLARLAARE, encoded by the coding sequence TTGCGCTTCATCCACACCGCCGACATCCACCTCGACAGCCCGCTGCACGGGCTGAGTGCCTACCCGGACGCGCCGGCCGAGCAGTTGCGGGGGGCGACGCGGGAGGCGTTCCGCCAGCTGATCTCAGTGGCCATCGAGGAGCGGGTGGACTTCGTCGTCATCGCGGGGGATCTGTACGACGGCGACTGGCCGGACTTCAACACCGGGCTGTTCTTCTGCGCCGAGATGGGGCGGCTGCAGCGCGCGGGCATCCCGGCCTTCGTGCTGTTCGGCAACCACGACGCGGAGAGCCAGATGACGCGCTCGCTGCGGCTGCCGGACAACGTGCGGCGATTCTCGGCCAGCGAGTGCGAGGTGCACACCATCGAGGCGCTGAAGGTGGCGCTGCATGGGCGCAGCTTCAAGAAGCGCGACACGCCCGAGAACCTGCTGGCCAGCTACGGGCCGGCGATACGGGGTTACGTGAACATCGGCGTGCTGCACACCGCGCTGGAAGGCCACGTGGACCACGCCAGCTACGCGCCCTGCACGCTGGAGCAGCTGCACGCCCAGGGCTACGACTACTGGGCGCTCGGCCACGTGCACGAGCACCAGGTCTGGACCGGGCGCTCGACGATCTGCTTTCCCGGCAACCTGCAGGGCCGCAGCATCCGCGAGACGGGGCGCCGCGGCGCGGTGATGGTGACCATCGACGGCGACGGGCCGCCGCAGGTGGAGCGGCTGTTTGTCGACGTGCTGCGCTGGGAGCACCTGGATCTGGATGTGTCGGCCTGCGAGGACCTGGACGCGGTGGGCCGCGCCACCGGCCAGGGGCTGGCGCGGCTGCTGGAATGCGACGCCCAGGTGCCGCGCGCGGTGCGTGTGACGCTGCGGGGCGAATCCGCGGCGCATGGCGAGCTGTTCCAGCGCGGGGGTGAACTGCGTGCCCATGTGCTGGCGGAGATCGCCGCGCTGGGCCCGGAGCGGCTCTGGCTGGAGAAGGTGAAGCTGGCCACGCGGGCGCCGGCCCCCGCGGACACCCTGGACGCCCTGGACGCCGCGGCCCCCTCCGCGCTGCTGGGCGCCGACGCGCTGGCCGACCTGCAGGCACTGCTGGCCGAGGCGCGCCACGACGACGCGCTGCTGAAGGAGCTGCGCGACGACTTTGCCCAGATGCTGGGCAAGGCGCCCGACCTGGCCAACGAGCTGCCGCTGCTGCGCCAGGTGCGCGAGGGGGATCTGTCGGCGCTGTTCGACGCGGTGCTGCCCGGCCTGCTAGCGCGGCTGGCGGCGCGTGAGTAG
- a CDS encoding ArsC family reductase → MPLIVHGIPNCNTVKKARAWLEERGLAYTFHDFKKQGVPEAALDGWIAALGWEKLVNRKGTTWRQLDEATRDGVVDTASARALMLDKASVIKRPVVQWVGGMVTVGFDPDDWAGRV, encoded by the coding sequence ATGCCCCTGATCGTCCACGGCATCCCGAACTGCAACACCGTCAAGAAGGCCCGCGCCTGGCTCGAAGAGCGCGGCCTGGCCTACACCTTCCACGACTTCAAGAAGCAGGGCGTGCCCGAGGCCGCGCTGGACGGCTGGATCGCCGCCCTGGGCTGGGAGAAGCTGGTCAACCGCAAGGGCACGACCTGGCGCCAGCTCGACGAGGCCACGCGCGACGGCGTGGTCGACACCGCCAGCGCCCGCGCGTTGATGCTGGACAAGGCCAGCGTCATCAAGCGGCCGGTGGTGCAGTGGGTCGGCGGTATGGTGACGGTGGGCTTCGATCCGGACGATTGGGCCGGGCGGGTCTGA
- a CDS encoding Bug family tripartite tricarboxylate transporter substrate binding protein produces the protein MNSPLSRWTRRALLSALTCLPLAGIAQSAPPTKILVGFPPGGSADVLARLMAEAMSPALGTVLVENKPGAAGRLAINAVKAAKPDGHTLLLVPSGPMVMFPHVYKKLEFDPAKDFTPVSLIARFQFGIAAGPASSAKNMAEMVALAKTRPDAATYGTAGQGTAPHFLGVMLEQTTGVPFLHVPFQGGAPANTALVGGHVGYKIDVVSETAELHRAGKVRVIAVTGPERDPQVPEVPTLKEQGVDMAITAWFGLYGPAGLPADVAAKIEKAAAAAVRQPGLRDKLVKLGYQPVGSTGAELAAAQRVDLASWRKPIQSTGISLE, from the coding sequence ATGAACTCGCCCCTGAGCCGCTGGACCCGACGCGCGCTGCTGTCAGCGCTCACCTGCCTGCCCCTGGCCGGGATCGCACAGTCGGCGCCGCCGACGAAGATCCTCGTCGGCTTCCCTCCCGGCGGCTCGGCCGACGTGCTGGCGCGGCTGATGGCCGAGGCGATGAGCCCCGCGCTCGGCACCGTGCTCGTCGAGAACAAGCCCGGCGCCGCCGGCCGCCTGGCCATCAACGCCGTCAAGGCCGCCAAGCCCGACGGCCACACCCTGCTGCTCGTGCCCAGCGGGCCGATGGTGATGTTCCCGCACGTTTACAAGAAGCTGGAGTTCGACCCGGCCAAGGACTTCACGCCCGTCTCGCTGATCGCACGCTTCCAGTTCGGCATCGCCGCCGGCCCCGCCTCGTCGGCGAAGAACATGGCCGAGATGGTGGCGCTCGCCAAGACCAGGCCCGACGCCGCCACCTACGGCACCGCCGGCCAGGGCACGGCGCCGCATTTCCTGGGCGTGATGCTGGAGCAGACCACCGGCGTGCCCTTCCTGCACGTGCCCTTCCAGGGCGGCGCGCCGGCCAACACCGCGCTGGTGGGCGGCCACGTGGGCTACAAGATCGACGTGGTGAGCGAGACTGCCGAGCTGCACCGGGCTGGCAAGGTGCGCGTGATCGCCGTCACCGGACCGGAGCGCGATCCGCAGGTGCCGGAGGTGCCCACGCTCAAGGAACAGGGCGTCGACATGGCAATCACCGCCTGGTTCGGTCTCTATGGGCCGGCCGGCCTGCCGGCGGACGTGGCCGCGAAGATCGAGAAAGCCGCGGCGGCAGCCGTGCGCCAGCCAGGCCTGCGCGACAAGCTCGTCAAGCTCGGCTACCAGCCCGTCGGCTCCACCGGCGCGGAGCTGGCCGCGGCACAACGCGTCGACCTCGCGAGCTGGCGCAAGCCCATCCAATCCACCGGCATCAGCCTGGAGTGA
- the queF gene encoding NADPH-dependent 7-cyano-7-deazaguanine reductase QueF (Catalyzes the NADPH-dependent reduction of 7-cyano-7-deazaguanine (preQ0) to 7-aminomethyl-7-deazaguanine (preQ1) in queuosine biosynthesis) yields the protein MPPSAAPTPAPAAAAPASPTAADSTLGKAVAYGTQYDPTLLFPLPRQAQRAALGLAGERLPFTGADLWTAYELSWLTPRGRPQVALALLTVPCESPNIVESKSLKLYLNSFTMTCLESADALRAALVQDLSAACGARVGVKLILPEAFDAQPIRELAGVSLDRLDIDCDRYDHPTPDLLGAALDEQPVTETLVSHLLKSNCPVTGQPDWASVQIAYTGPQIDQAGLLRYLVSYRGHSDFHEHCVERIFTDLWTRCQPIRLQVYARYTRRGGLDINPWRSSHPASLPSAVRTARQ from the coding sequence ATGCCGCCCTCTGCCGCTCCCACCCCAGCCCCTGCCGCAGCCGCTCCGGCCAGCCCCACCGCGGCCGACTCCACGCTGGGCAAGGCGGTGGCCTACGGCACGCAGTACGACCCCACCCTGCTCTTCCCGCTGCCACGCCAGGCCCAGCGCGCCGCCCTCGGCCTGGCGGGTGAACGCCTGCCCTTCACCGGGGCGGACCTGTGGACGGCCTACGAGCTGTCCTGGCTCACGCCGCGCGGCCGGCCCCAGGTGGCGCTGGCCCTGCTCACGGTGCCCTGCGAGTCGCCGAACATCGTCGAGAGCAAGTCGCTCAAGCTCTACCTGAACAGCTTCACCATGACCTGCCTGGAGTCCGCCGATGCGCTGCGCGCCGCGCTGGTGCAGGACCTCAGCGCCGCCTGCGGCGCCCGCGTGGGCGTGAAGCTCATCCTGCCCGAGGCCTTCGACGCCCAACCGATCCGCGAGCTGGCCGGCGTGAGCCTCGATCGGCTGGACATCGACTGCGACCGCTACGACCACCCCACCCCTGACCTGTTGGGCGCCGCACTGGACGAACAACCTGTCACCGAAACGCTGGTCTCGCACCTGCTCAAGAGCAACTGCCCCGTCACCGGCCAGCCCGACTGGGCCAGCGTACAGATCGCCTACACCGGCCCCCAGATCGACCAGGCCGGCCTGCTGCGCTACCTGGTCAGCTACCGCGGCCACAGCGACTTCCACGAGCACTGCGTCGAGCGCATCTTCACGGACCTGTGGACGCGCTGCCAGCCGATCCGGCTGCAGGTCTACGCCCGCTACACCCGCCGCGGCGGGCTGGACATCAACCCCTGGCGCAGCAGCCACCCGGCCTCCCTGCCGTCCGCGGTGCGCACGGCACGCCAGTGA
- a CDS encoding S41 family peptidase, with translation MGNKLKVAGWVSLGVVAGALTTMQLQATARSSMSPLPLEEMQQLATVFDLVKRAYVEPVDEKKLIRDAIGGMVSGLDPHSQYFEGAAFKEFRESIHGKFTGVGIQIEMEDGLVKVVSPIEGSPAFRAGLITGDLITRIDDTAVKGLTLDQAIKRMRGPSGTKVLLTVFRKAENRSFPVTIVREEIKNKSVRSKVVEPGYAWIRINQFQEPTVRDFADQLKELYKQDPNLKGLVLDLRNDPGGLLDGAIGISAAFLPKDVVVVTTNGQMQDQRATYKAAPNFYSRDGSDTLAGLPAAIKSVPMVVLVNEGSASASEIVAGALRDHKRAVIMGSQTFGKGSVQTELTRLPMPNTSLKITTARYYTPSGQTIQAKGIVPDVMVDDTAEGSPYAALRVREADLERHLGNGTGSAEDEKKDPAREKQREEALKKLEEANAKNTKPVRLPEFGSAEDFQLQQALNRLKGKPVMVSKSQTERKVDATKSN, from the coding sequence ATGGGCAACAAGCTCAAGGTGGCAGGTTGGGTGTCTCTGGGCGTGGTGGCAGGGGCGTTGACGACGATGCAGCTGCAGGCGACGGCGCGCAGCAGCATGTCCCCGCTGCCGCTCGAAGAAATGCAGCAGCTGGCGACGGTGTTCGACCTCGTCAAACGCGCCTATGTCGAACCGGTGGACGAAAAGAAGCTGATCCGCGATGCGATCGGCGGCATGGTTTCGGGGCTGGATCCGCATTCGCAGTATTTCGAGGGCGCGGCCTTCAAGGAATTCCGCGAGAGCATCCACGGCAAATTCACCGGCGTGGGCATCCAGATCGAAATGGAAGACGGGCTGGTGAAAGTGGTTTCTCCGATCGAAGGATCGCCGGCCTTCCGCGCCGGGCTGATCACCGGGGACCTGATCACCCGCATCGACGACACCGCCGTCAAGGGCCTGACGCTCGACCAGGCGATCAAGCGCATGCGCGGGCCCAGCGGCACCAAGGTGCTGCTGACGGTGTTCCGCAAGGCGGAGAACCGCAGCTTCCCGGTCACGATCGTGCGCGAGGAGATCAAGAACAAGAGCGTGCGCTCGAAGGTGGTGGAGCCCGGCTACGCCTGGATCCGCATCAACCAGTTCCAGGAACCGACGGTGCGTGACTTCGCCGACCAGCTCAAGGAGCTGTACAAGCAGGACCCGAACCTGAAGGGCCTGGTGCTGGACCTGCGCAACGATCCGGGCGGCCTGCTCGACGGCGCGATCGGCATCTCGGCGGCCTTCCTGCCCAAGGACGTGGTGGTGGTGACCACCAACGGCCAGATGCAGGACCAGCGTGCCACCTACAAGGCGGCGCCGAACTTCTACTCGCGCGATGGCAGCGACACGCTGGCCGGGCTGCCGGCGGCGATCAAGTCCGTGCCGATGGTGGTGCTGGTCAACGAGGGATCGGCCTCGGCCAGCGAGATCGTCGCGGGGGCGCTGCGCGACCACAAGCGCGCGGTGATCATGGGCTCGCAGACCTTCGGCAAGGGCTCGGTGCAGACCGAGCTGACCCGACTGCCGATGCCCAATACCTCGCTGAAGATCACGACGGCGCGCTACTACACGCCCTCGGGGCAGACGATCCAGGCCAAGGGCATCGTGCCCGACGTGATGGTGGACGACACGGCCGAGGGCAGCCCCTATGCCGCGCTGCGCGTGCGCGAGGCGGACCTGGAGCGCCACCTGGGCAACGGCACCGGCAGCGCCGAGGACGAAAAGAAGGATCCGGCGCGCGAGAAGCAGCGCGAAGAGGCGCTGAAGAAGCTCGAAGAGGCCAACGCCAAGAACACCAAGCCGGTGCGCCTGCCGGAGTTCGGCAGCGCCGAGGACTTCCAGCTGCAGCAGGCGCTCAACCGCCTGAAGGGCAAGCCGGTGATGGTCAGCAAGAGCCAGACCGAGCGCAAGGTGGACGCCACCAAGTCCAACTGA
- a CDS encoding ATP-binding protein → MRLQTLELIRYGRFTDEKLVFPHSDCDFHLVVGPNEAGKSTLRRAVSELLFGMPLRSDMDFRHPLAELRLGAVIESAASTLAFHRARGRKPLRRPDDSVLADAALTEHLGGTTAGLFERMFCLDLAGLLKGGHSILDASDDVGQLLFQSAAGLSSLGALRDALAAEADSLYAPRKSGSRAFYAALDPYEAARQTLRGATVNTRAWSAAQGEVERLDAAYGEAGGRYRALSAQRQRLERIRRIAPRVAQLHDLQAQLAELAQVPLFPTEAAQRLADGEVTLATQTARLELLRQAEQALQVQRAALTVDAAVLAQAGAVEALAAQGQACSHHPRDIGRREEEVSTRLRDAAALAAQLGWPADEAALRARLPSPLALRALATLMQQRGALLQVRQSAEEGLQRTRTALERLQGQPGLQPQAGSAPVAAASIVADLAAALQEAQPLKAGAARQRALDTAMAQAGVQLDAALVALGAWRREPAALAALSLPSEERLTVLKAERARLMADADAARRQLTQAQEQARRSALALAQFTAATAQVVTLDDVQQARSARDQVWGGIKRQPADLAERAPELDHAIERADALVDRQRDQVDQSARLAGLRQDSARDEAAAAAARQQSDEAGRRLVDFDARWAEQAGAAGLPRMALLDLSGWLVHRRAALDAAATLDARRMEQVAQKQAEAQVTAALQQALRACVGELPGASAATGASGTTGTTGTLSLAALCSRAEQWLAAQQAERAQAEARAMQITQAQAELDHQAQRLHRGSAEVAQWEMRWQEAVKAASLEGPWMTPEAAADAVEQVDRVRELLAQADELRVQRIQTMRRDLADFDQAAQALRQTLGAPDEAGHGGTDPFAWARSLQERLRRAQEAKRESERLQAELQEHASALRSAETALAATHAALGPLYTLAQTPDPARLRTHIAASDRRRRLEAEAQQQRQAIVEAGDGLALDALLTEHAAAEPQALKADIEALDAQLGAEVEQQTRLAGELAQARAALARIHGGSEAAVAESKRLEALAQLGDTAERYLHVATGHRLLRWAVDRYRERRQGPLLQRASTLFAQLTLGRFARLTPDFEVTPPRLIALRPDGERVHIDGLSEGTRDQLFLALRLAALELHIASDRSLPFIADDLFVNFHDSRSRAGLAALGELARRTQVIFLTHHEHLVDVARECVGREINVVTLEPA, encoded by the coding sequence ATGCGCCTGCAGACCCTCGAACTGATCCGCTACGGCCGCTTCACCGATGAGAAGCTGGTCTTCCCCCACTCGGACTGCGACTTCCACCTCGTCGTCGGCCCCAACGAGGCGGGCAAGTCGACGCTGCGCCGTGCGGTGTCGGAGCTGCTGTTCGGCATGCCCCTGCGCAGCGACATGGACTTCCGCCACCCGCTGGCGGAGTTGCGGCTGGGGGCGGTGATTGAATCGGCCGCGAGCACATTGGCCTTTCACCGTGCGCGCGGGCGCAAGCCGCTGCGGCGACCCGACGACAGCGTGCTGGCCGATGCGGCGCTCACCGAGCACCTGGGCGGCACGACGGCCGGGCTGTTCGAGCGCATGTTCTGCCTGGACCTGGCCGGCCTGCTCAAGGGCGGGCATTCCATCCTGGATGCGTCCGATGATGTGGGGCAACTGCTGTTCCAGTCCGCCGCCGGCCTGTCCAGCCTGGGGGCGCTGCGCGATGCCCTGGCCGCGGAGGCGGACAGCCTGTACGCGCCGCGCAAGTCCGGCAGCCGGGCCTTCTACGCCGCCCTGGACCCGTACGAGGCGGCCCGGCAGACGCTGCGTGGCGCCACCGTCAACACCCGGGCCTGGAGTGCGGCGCAGGGCGAGGTGGAGCGCCTCGACGCTGCCTATGGCGAGGCGGGAGGGCGCTACCGGGCGCTGTCGGCCCAGCGGCAGCGGCTGGAGCGCATCCGCCGCATCGCGCCGCGGGTGGCGCAATTGCATGACCTGCAGGCGCAGCTCGCGGAGCTGGCGCAGGTGCCGCTGTTCCCGACCGAGGCCGCGCAGCGCCTGGCCGATGGCGAGGTGACGCTGGCCACGCAGACCGCCCGGCTGGAGCTGCTGCGCCAGGCCGAACAGGCGCTGCAGGTGCAGCGGGCCGCGCTGACGGTGGATGCGGCCGTCCTGGCACAGGCCGGCGCGGTGGAGGCCCTCGCCGCCCAGGGCCAGGCCTGCAGCCACCACCCCCGCGACATCGGCCGGCGTGAAGAGGAGGTGTCGACCCGCCTGCGCGACGCCGCGGCGCTGGCCGCGCAGCTCGGCTGGCCGGCCGACGAGGCGGCGCTGCGCGCGCGGCTGCCCTCCCCGCTGGCGCTGCGGGCACTGGCCACGTTGATGCAGCAGCGCGGCGCACTGCTGCAGGTGCGGCAGTCGGCCGAGGAAGGGTTGCAGCGCACCCGCACGGCGCTGGAGCGGCTGCAGGGGCAGCCTGGGCTACAACCGCAGGCCGGCAGCGCCCCGGTGGCGGCAGCCAGCATCGTGGCGGACCTGGCCGCAGCGCTGCAGGAGGCCCAACCGCTCAAGGCCGGCGCCGCCCGGCAGCGCGCACTGGATACCGCCATGGCGCAGGCAGGCGTGCAGCTCGATGCCGCGCTGGTCGCGCTCGGCGCCTGGCGCAGGGAACCGGCGGCACTGGCCGCGTTGAGCCTGCCCAGCGAGGAGCGGCTGACCGTGCTGAAGGCCGAGCGTGCCAGGCTGATGGCCGATGCGGACGCCGCCCGGCGCCAACTCACTCAGGCGCAGGAGCAGGCCCGCCGCTCCGCCCTGGCGCTGGCGCAGTTCACCGCCGCCACGGCGCAGGTGGTCACGCTGGACGACGTCCAGCAGGCCCGCTCGGCGCGCGACCAGGTCTGGGGCGGCATCAAGCGGCAGCCGGCGGACCTGGCCGAACGCGCCCCCGAGCTGGACCACGCCATCGAACGGGCCGATGCGCTGGTGGACCGCCAACGCGACCAGGTCGACCAGTCCGCCCGGCTGGCCGGCCTGCGCCAGGACAGCGCCCGCGACGAGGCCGCCGCCGCCGCGGCCCGGCAGCAGAGCGACGAGGCTGGGCGCCGGCTGGTGGACTTCGACGCCCGCTGGGCCGAACAGGCCGGTGCCGCCGGCCTGCCGCGCATGGCGCTGCTGGACCTGTCGGGCTGGCTGGTCCACCGCCGGGCGGCGCTGGACGCGGCGGCGACGCTCGACGCCCGCCGCATGGAACAGGTCGCGCAGAAGCAGGCCGAGGCCCAGGTCACCGCCGCCCTGCAGCAGGCGCTGCGGGCCTGCGTGGGCGAGCTGCCTGGCGCCAGCGCTGCGACCGGTGCGTCCGGCACGACCGGCACGACCGGAACCCTCAGCCTGGCTGCGCTGTGCAGTCGCGCCGAGCAGTGGCTTGCGGCTCAGCAGGCCGAGCGGGCGCAGGCCGAGGCGCGGGCCATGCAGATCACCCAGGCGCAGGCCGAACTCGACCACCAGGCGCAGCGGCTGCATCGCGGCAGCGCCGAGGTGGCGCAATGGGAGATGCGCTGGCAGGAGGCGGTGAAGGCCGCTTCGCTGGAAGGGCCCTGGATGACGCCCGAGGCGGCCGCCGATGCCGTCGAGCAGGTGGACCGGGTGCGCGAGCTGCTCGCCCAGGCGGACGAACTGCGGGTGCAGCGCATCCAGACGATGCGCCGCGACCTGGCAGATTTCGACCAGGCCGCCCAGGCGCTGCGACAGACCCTGGGTGCACCCGATGAAGCTGGCCACGGCGGCACTGACCCCTTCGCCTGGGCCCGCTCGCTGCAGGAGCGCCTGCGACGGGCCCAGGAGGCGAAGAGGGAGAGCGAGCGCCTGCAGGCCGAACTGCAGGAGCACGCCAGTGCGCTGCGCAGCGCCGAGACGGCGCTGGCCGCCACCCATGCCGCGCTGGGGCCGCTGTACACCCTGGCGCAGACGCCCGACCCCGCCCGGCTGCGCACCCACATCGCCGCCAGCGACCGCCGCCGCCGGCTGGAGGCCGAGGCGCAGCAGCAGCGCCAGGCCATCGTCGAGGCCGGTGACGGCCTGGCGCTCGACGCCCTACTGACCGAGCATGCCGCGGCCGAGCCTCAGGCCCTGAAGGCCGACATCGAGGCGCTGGACGCCCAACTGGGCGCCGAGGTCGAGCAGCAGACCCGCCTGGCCGGCGAGCTGGCGCAGGCCCGCGCCGCGCTGGCGCGCATCCATGGCGGCAGCGAGGCGGCGGTGGCCGAATCGAAACGCCTGGAGGCCCTGGCCCAGCTGGGTGACACGGCCGAGCGCTACCTGCACGTCGCCACCGGCCACCGCCTGCTGCGCTGGGCGGTGGACCGCTACCGCGAGCGCCGCCAGGGCCCGCTGCTGCAACGCGCCAGCACGCTGTTCGCGCAGCTCACGCTGGGCCGCTTCGCGCGCCTGACGCCGG
- a CDS encoding Bug family tripartite tricarboxylate transporter substrate binding protein: protein MPLVHRHFGQRCAAALMLVAACSATRPAQAQDAAAFPQRPVRFVNNFPPAGPSDILARSVADVLQAQWKQPVTVESKAGAGGNLGADTVAKAAPDGHTLLFGIDSTFTVNPHLYKAMPFKPADLKPVLIMSSSGLLVGVNAATGLKSMKELIAEGKAKDSKGVTFSSGGNGSPGHLASEQFTEFTQAKITHVPYKGNTPAVQAVVAAEVTGGMLATPGMLPHVKSGKVTALAVTSRQRSRLAPEVPTVGELGLPQLEQEVYYLVMAPVGTPDALVQQLAKAIADALQRPDNQARLAQLDMHWQGLSGAAASKRLAELSERYARIVKATGMRVD, encoded by the coding sequence ATGCCCCTCGTCCATCGCCACTTCGGCCAACGCTGCGCCGCTGCACTCATGCTGGTCGCCGCCTGCTCGGCCACCCGGCCTGCGCAAGCGCAGGACGCCGCCGCCTTTCCGCAGCGCCCGGTGCGCTTCGTCAACAACTTCCCGCCCGCCGGCCCGTCGGACATCCTCGCGCGCTCGGTGGCCGACGTGCTGCAGGCGCAATGGAAGCAGCCGGTGACGGTGGAAAGCAAGGCCGGCGCGGGCGGCAACCTCGGTGCCGATACGGTCGCCAAGGCCGCACCCGACGGGCACACGCTGCTGTTCGGCATCGACTCGACCTTCACGGTCAATCCGCACCTCTACAAGGCCATGCCCTTCAAGCCGGCCGACCTCAAGCCGGTACTGATCATGAGCAGTTCGGGCCTGCTGGTGGGCGTGAACGCAGCCACCGGGCTGAAGTCGATGAAGGAGCTGATCGCCGAGGGCAAGGCCAAGGACAGCAAGGGCGTGACCTTCAGCTCCGGTGGCAATGGCAGCCCCGGTCACCTCGCCAGCGAGCAGTTCACCGAATTCACCCAGGCCAAGATCACGCATGTGCCCTACAAGGGCAACACGCCGGCCGTGCAGGCCGTGGTCGCCGCCGAGGTGACCGGCGGCATGCTGGCCACCCCGGGGATGCTGCCGCACGTCAAGAGCGGCAAGGTCACGGCGCTGGCCGTCACCAGCCGCCAGCGCAGCCGGCTCGCGCCCGAGGTGCCCACCGTCGGCGAGCTGGGCCTGCCGCAGCTCGAGCAGGAGGTGTACTACCTCGTGATGGCACCGGTCGGCACGCCTGACGCACTGGTGCAGCAGCTCGCGAAGGCCATTGCCGATGCGCTGCAGCGCCCCGACAACCAGGCCCGCCTCGCGCAGCTCGACATGCACTGGCAGGGCCTGAGCGGCGCCGCGGCGAGCAAGCGCCTGGCCGAACTGTCCGAGCGCTACGCGCGCATCGTCAAGGCCACCGGCATGAGGGTCGACTGA
- a CDS encoding HesA/MoeB/ThiF family protein yields MNDDQLLRYSRHILLDDLGVEGQQRIVAGHALVIGAGGLGSPVLLYLGSAGVGTITVVDHDTVDRTNLQRQIAHTDARVGEPKVLSAAQAIAALNPEVRVRTLQQRADAALLDELVPAVDVVLDCSDNFATRQAVNAACVRHRRPLVSGAAIGLDGQISVWDSRGADHPCYACVFPPEAEAPEVRCATMGVFAPLVGIIGTMQAAEALKLLAGFGTSLAGRLQMLDGRDLSWTEIRMGRDPACPVCAAVRTG; encoded by the coding sequence ATGAACGACGACCAGCTGCTGCGCTACAGCCGCCACATCCTGCTCGACGACCTGGGTGTCGAGGGCCAGCAGCGCATCGTTGCCGGCCATGCGCTGGTGATCGGCGCGGGCGGGTTGGGCTCGCCGGTGCTGCTCTACCTGGGCAGCGCGGGCGTGGGCACGATCACCGTGGTGGACCACGACACGGTGGATCGCACCAACCTGCAGCGCCAGATCGCCCACACCGATGCCCGCGTCGGCGAGCCCAAGGTGCTCTCGGCCGCCCAGGCCATCGCCGCGCTCAACCCGGAGGTGCGCGTGCGCACGTTGCAGCAGCGTGCCGACGCGGCGCTGCTCGACGAACTGGTGCCTGCCGTCGACGTGGTGCTGGACTGCAGCGACAACTTCGCCACCCGCCAGGCCGTCAACGCCGCCTGCGTGCGCCACCGCCGCCCGCTGGTGTCGGGCGCAGCGATCGGCCTGGACGGGCAGATCTCGGTCTGGGACAGCCGCGGCGCCGACCACCCCTGCTACGCCTGCGTCTTCCCGCCCGAGGCCGAGGCGCCCGAGGTGCGCTGCGCCACGATGGGCGTGTTCGCCCCGCTGGTAGGCATCATTGGCACCATGCAGGCGGCCGAGGCGCTCAAGCTGCTGGCCGGCTTCGGCACCTCGCTGGCCGGGCGGCTGCAGATGCTGGACGGGCGCGACCTGAGCTGGACCGAGATCCGCATGGGGCGAGACCCCGCCTGCCCGGTGTGCGCCGCAGTGCGCACGGGCTGA
- a CDS encoding MarR family winged helix-turn-helix transcriptional regulator has product MPEHPLRQPKSLNELFLYGLARLTASARLPVVRLCEREHGITRREWRLLSALALGEGITSSALAERSLLDRARTSRAVTSLVAKGLLLRSAAAADRREAVLALTDAGRATYETLLPQVAAINRELLSVLDDGELDALAHALKRLTAQAERMAARP; this is encoded by the coding sequence ATGCCCGAGCATCCCTTGCGCCAGCCCAAATCACTCAACGAGTTGTTCCTGTATGGCTTGGCACGACTGACCGCGTCCGCGCGACTGCCGGTGGTGCGCCTGTGCGAACGCGAACACGGCATCACCCGGCGGGAGTGGCGGCTGCTGAGTGCCCTGGCTTTGGGCGAGGGGATCACGTCGTCCGCGCTGGCCGAGCGCTCGCTGCTCGACCGCGCCCGCACCTCACGCGCCGTGACCTCGCTGGTCGCCAAGGGGCTGCTGCTGCGCAGCGCCGCCGCGGCCGACCGCCGCGAGGCGGTGTTGGCGCTGACCGACGCTGGTCGGGCCACCTACGAGACGCTGCTGCCCCAGGTGGCTGCCATCAACCGGGAGTTGCTGTCGGTGCTGGACGATGGCGAACTGGACGCCCTGGCCCATGCGCTGAAACGCCTGACGGCACAGGCCGAGCGGATGGCCGCCCGACCGTGA